The Engystomops pustulosus chromosome 4, aEngPut4.maternal, whole genome shotgun sequence genome contains a region encoding:
- the SFRP1 gene encoding secreted frizzled-related protein 1, producing the protein MSPKGGVWPLLLLWVTPGLLSREPQPSEYDYVGFQPEMVRHYQSGRFYSRTPQCVDIPQDLALCHGVGYNKMVLPNLLDHETMVEVKYQASSWVPLLSKNCHPGTQVFLCSLFAPVCLEQPLYPCRWLCEEVRDACEPVMQYFGFPWPDMLRCDQYPREDVCIAAPNATQAPRPRKTEMCPQCDSEIKADSLYEHMCASEFALKVSIREVKKDSGDRKLILRKKKALKKGPIQRKDWGELVLFLKNGANCPCPQLEQLNGQFLVLGRKVKNQHILTAIHKWDKGNREFNRFMRKVKKSKCPKPHSVFM; encoded by the exons ATGTCCCCAAAGGGTGGCGTATGGCCCTTGCTACTGCTGTGGGTCACACCTGGACTCCTCTCCCGGGAACCTCAGCCCAGCGAATATGACTACGTAGGATTCCAGCCAGAAATGGTTCGGCACTATCAAAGTGGACGGTTTTATTCACGGACGCCTCAGTGCGTGGACATTCCCCAGGATTTAGCACTTTGCCATGGAGTGGGGTATAACAAGATGGTACTGCCCAATCTTCTGGATCATGAGACTATGGTAGAGGTGAAGTACCAAGCCAGTAGTTGGGTGCCTCTGCTGAGCAAAAACTGCCACCCGGGTACACAGGTGTTCCTGTGTTCTCTTTTTGCCCCGGTATGCCTGGAGCAGCCTCTTTACCCATGTCGCTGGTTATGTGAAGAGGTCCGAGATGCTTGTGAGCCAGTCATGCAGTACTTTGGCTTCCCCTGGCCCGATATGCTTCGCTGTGATCAGTACCCAAGGGAGGACGTCTGCATCGCCGCACCAAATGCCACCCAAGCTCCACGTCCACGGA AAACAGAGATGTGTCCACAATGTGACAGCGAGATAAAAGCAGACTCTCTCTATGAACACATGTGCGCCAGTGAATTCG ccCTGAAAGTTTCCATCCGGGAGGTCAAGAAAGACAGTGGAGACCGCAAGCTGATCCTCCGTAAGAAGAAGGCACTGAAGAAAGGTCCTATCCAAAGGAAGGACTGGGGGGAGCTCGTCCTCTTCTTGAAGAATGGAGCTAATTGTCCTTGTCCTCAGTTGGAGCAGTTGAATGGTCAGTTCTTGGTCCTTGGACGGAAGGTGAAGAACCAGCACATCCTCACCGCTATCCACAAGTGGGACAAAGGCAACCGCGAATTTAACCGATTCATGCGCAAAGTGAAGAAGAGCAAGTGTCCAAAGCCTCACTCTGTGTTCATGTGA